A single genomic interval of Corylus avellana chromosome ca10, CavTom2PMs-1.0 harbors:
- the LOC132164438 gene encoding uncharacterized protein LOC132164438, producing the protein MDSFNQTTGFRYNPSSNVMSHHEDGDSEFSGILDIYVHHARNIHNICIYENQDVYAKFSLTYNPDDTLTTRVINGGGKNPEFNENLRMKITQVDAVLKCEIWMLSRVRNYMEDQLLGFALVPISQVAGKGKVTQDYSLSSTDLIHSPAGTVQLSLSLDTSLPDNSSPNSLPESATNSSISSEVVLLDRKISEVILDPVEYSRIEFPDINVVKETQQMVSEYFDLAGQVSASGANSGGFVSFLHLGSSPQFVDDHEMTGNSSEENGSIHNSGFLSSTTSSLSDDRNSADSMEKKSRLCGEPSNSVNISITTEVNQSSCTCPDTPTSKKGTEIRDEKESNFTSKEEESKKDRNMGGSAKFGQVFSAPLGNFNLEAEQSAMQQQIVDMYMRSMQQFTESLAKMKLPMDLDKPESEDHGNVIQNHSNKLEADKKKKEGSRVFYGSRAFF; encoded by the coding sequence ATGGATTCATTCAATCAAACCACTGGTTTCCGCTACAATCCAAGCTCAAACGTAATGAGCCATCATGAAGATGGTGATTCCGAGTTTTCGGGGATTCTTGACATATATGTTCATCATGCTAGGAACATTcacaatatatgtatttatgAAAACCAAGATGTCTATGCAAAGTTTTCTCTTACTTATAATCCAGACGACACTCTCACAACTAGAGTCATCAATGGAGGCGGCAAAAACCCGGAATTCAACGAGAACTTGAGAATGAAAATCACCCAAGTTGATGCAGTCCTAAAATGTGAGATTTGGATGCTCAGCAGAGTTAGAAACTACATGGAAGATCAGCTTCTGGGATTTGCTCTGGTCCCAATTTCACAAGTTGCTGGCAAAGGAAAGGTGACACAAGACTATAGCCTCTCTTCCACTGATCTTATCCACTCCCCTGCTGGAACTGTCCAATTGTCTCTTTCTTTAGACACTTCCCTGCCAGACAATTCCTCTCCCAATTCGTTACCTGAGTCGGCTACCAATTCATCAATCTCTTCAGAAGTTGTGTTGCTTGATCGAAAAATCTCAGAAGTTATCTTAGACCCAGTAGAGTACTCGAGAATCGAATTCCCTGACATTAATGTTGTCAAAGAGACTCAACAAATGGTGTCCGAGTATTTCGACTTGGCGGGGCAAGTTTCTGCTTCTGGGGCTAATTCCGGGGGATTCGTTTCATTTCTCCATCTTGGTTCTTCTCCTCAGTTTGTTGATGACCACGAAATGACCGGGAATTCGTCCGAGGAAAATGGAAGCATACACAATTCTGGCTTCTTAAGTTCCACTACAAGCAGCTTAAGCGATGACAGAAACTCTGCTGATTCAATGGAGAAAAAGAGTCGTTTATGCGGCGAGCCATCGAATTCTGTCAACATCTCAATCACTACTGAGGTTAACCAGAGCTCCTGTACTTGCCCAGACACTCCAACTTCAAAGAAGGGGACTGAAATCAGAGATGAAAAGGAGTCAAATTTCACAAGCAAAGAGGAGGAGAGCAAGAAGGATAGGAATATGGGTGGTTCTGCAAAATTTGGTCAAGTATTTTCAGCTCCACTTGGGAACTTCAATCTTGAGGCAGAGCAGTCTGCGATGCAGCAGCAAATAGTGGACATGTACATGAGAAGCATGCAGCAGTTTACTGAGTCTTTGGCAAAGATGAAGCTTCCAATGGATCTCGATAAACCTGAAAGTGAAGACCATGGAAATGTGATTCAAAACCACTCCAACAAGTTAGAAGCtgacaagaagaaaaaggaaggatcCCGGGTGTTCTATGGCAGCCGGGCCTTCTTCTGA
- the LOC132164508 gene encoding AT-hook motif nuclear-localized protein 28-like has product MADYGSAISLSQGRDLSHTSEDDDSEHSPRSVPNLSAGATRPAGSSPPSKPKKTTAICEFGSTPEVSKKPRGRPPGSKNKPKPPIIITKDSDSAMKPVVLEISAGSDVVETVIQFARRRHVGIIVLSGSGSVSNVTLRHPVSHAPSLSLHGPFSLLSLSGSFQQQQQPSSSSPPPPVSFSSSSSFGICLAGAQGQVFGGIVAGKVIAASRVVVVAATYTSPAFHRLPSEADEAGEEAKPNIAANASECCSTSSNAMCMPVYSVASPTPLNCQISPDVMPWGPTSRSPY; this is encoded by the coding sequence ATGGCGGACTATGGCAgtgcaatctctctctcccaGGGTCGAGACCTTTCCCACACCTCCGAAGACGACGACTCGGAGCACAGCCCTCGTAGCGTGCCCAATCTCTCAGCAGGAGCGACAAGGCCAGCAGGCTCATCGCCACCGTCCAAGCCCAAGAAAACCACGGCCATCTGCGAGTTTGGATCGACGCCTGAGGTTTCAAAGAAGCCCAGAGGCCGACCGCCCGGCTCCAAGAACAAGCCCAAGCCTCCCATTATCATCACAAAAGACAGCGACTCCGCCATGAAGCCAGTCGTCCTCGAGATCTCCGCCGGCTCCGATGTGGTCGAGACGGTCATACAGTTCGCGCGCAGGCGACACGTGGGCATCATTGTTCTCAGCGGGTCAGGGTCCGTTTCCAACGTGACTCTCCGACACCCCGTCTCCCACGCGCCGAGCCTTTCCCTGCATGGACCCTTTAGCCTCCTCTCTCTATCCGGATCatttcaacaacaacaacaaccctcttcttcttctcctcctcctcctgtttctttttcttcttcttcttcttttgggaTATGTCTTGCAGGGGCACAAGGGCAGGTGTTTGGAGGGATTGTTGCCGGGAAAGTTATCGCGGCGAGccgggtggtggtggtggctgCCACGTATACGAGCCCGGCGTTTCATAGACTTCCGAGCGAAGCTGATGAAGCTGGTGAGGAAGCAAAGCCTAACATTGCTGCAAATGCAAGCGAGTGTTGCAGTACGAGCAGTAATGCCATGTGCATGCCTGTTTACAGCGTCGCTAGCCCTACCCCACTCAACTGCCAGATTTCCCCTGATGTTATGCCTTGGGGTCCCACCTCCCGCTCTCCTTACTGA